In one Musa acuminata AAA Group cultivar baxijiao chromosome BXJ2-5, Cavendish_Baxijiao_AAA, whole genome shotgun sequence genomic region, the following are encoded:
- the LOC103985130 gene encoding probable aldo-keto reductase 2, giving the protein MAGEAGSGGDGGVIVGDGGVIVGRMKLGSQGLEVSRQGLGCMGMSAFYGPPKPETDMIALIHYAIRSGVTFFDTSDLYGPFTNEILLGKALQGGLRENVELATKFGFSFQDGKREIRGDPAYVRAACEGSLQRLGIDCIDLYYQHRVDTRVPIEVTMGELKKLVEEGKIRYIGLSEASASTIRRAHAVHPITAVQLEWSLWTRDVEEDIIPTCRELGIGIVAYSPLGRGFFCSGPKMVETLSEHDFRKLLPRFQPENLSQNALIFERVNELAERKGCTPSQLALAWVHLQGSDVCPIPGTTKIENFNQNIGALSVKLTPEEMAELESYASADAVKGDRHGAAMNTWRTSDTPPLSSWKGE; this is encoded by the exons ATGGCCGGAGAGGCGGGGAGCGGCGGCGACGGGGGCGTGATAGTGGGCGACGGGGGCGTGATAGTGGGGCGGATGAAGCTGGGCTCACAGGGTCTGGAGGTCTCCAGGCAGGGCCTCGGCTGCATGGGCATGTCGGCCTTTTACGGACCGCCCAAGCCGGAGACTGACATGATCGCTCTCATCCACTACGCTATCCGCTCCGGTGTCACCTTCTTCGACACCTCCGACCTCTACGGCCCCTTCACCAACGAGATCCTCCTCGGCAAA GCACTGCAAGGTGGGTTGAGGGAGAATGTGGAGCTGGCCACCAAGTTCGGGTTCAGCTTCCAGGACGGGAAGAGGGAGATTCGTGGAGATCCGGCATACGTCAGGGCCGCCTGCGAGGGCAGCTTGCAGAGGCTCGGCATCGACTGCATCGATCTCTATTATCAGCACCGCGTCGACACCCGGGTTCCCATCGAGGTCACA ATGGGAGAACTTAAGAAATTGGTGGAAGAAGGAAAAATAAGGTACATTGGATTGTCTGAGGCCTCTGCATCGACAATCAGGAGGGCACATGCAGTTCACCCAATAACTGCTGTGCAACTGGAATGGTCTTTGTGGACAAGAGATGTCGAAGAAGATATAATTCCTACTTGCAG agaACTTGGTATAGGCATTGTTGCATACAGTCCACTGGGAAGGGGCTTCTTTTGTTCTGGACCAAAGATGGTTGAAACTCTGTCTGAACATGATTTCCGTAAG CTCTTGCCTAGGTTTCAGCCTGAGAATCTCTCTCAAAATGCCCTTATCTTTGAACGTGTAAACGAACTAGCTGAGAGGAAGGGATGCACCCCTTCACAACTTGCTTTGGCTTGGGTTCACCTTCAAGGAAGTGATGTGTGtcctatacctggcaccaccaagATCGAAAACTTTAACCAGAATATCGGAGCACTATCAGTAAAACTCACACCCGAGGAGATGGCTGAACTTGAATCATATGCTTCGGCAGATGCTGTCAAGGGTGATAGGCATGGTGCTGCCATGAATACATGGAGAACGTCCGATACTCCTCCCTTATCCTCATGGAAAGGTGAATGA